The following are from one region of the Methanospirillum hungatei genome:
- a CDS encoding HDIG domain-containing metalloprotein: MCSPGDELIPFLTQVGCDDGVIAHCRVVRDVAVRIANGIEKAGTQVDIDLVAAGAIIHDIGRSQTHGMDHADVGGCICRSLGFDEQICLIVERHIGAGLRAAEREGFGLLPVDRIPETLEEKIVAHADNLVKGTRVLNQQEFESALDRFDRQVKERFLALAHELNQLLEKTDS, translated from the coding sequence ATGTGTAGTCCGGGAGACGAACTCATCCCTTTTCTAACACAGGTAGGATGTGATGATGGAGTCATCGCCCACTGCCGTGTAGTTCGTGATGTCGCTGTCCGAATTGCGAATGGAATTGAAAAAGCAGGGACTCAGGTTGACATAGATCTTGTTGCTGCCGGAGCAATTATCCATGATATCGGAAGATCACAGACACATGGAATGGACCACGCAGATGTCGGTGGTTGTATCTGCAGGTCTCTTGGTTTTGATGAACAAATCTGCCTGATCGTGGAGCGTCATATCGGGGCTGGACTTCGTGCTGCCGAGCGGGAAGGATTTGGACTTCTACCTGTAGATCGGATACCTGAAACTCTTGAAGAAAAAATAGTTGCACATGCAGATAATCTGGTAAAAGGGACCAGAGTACTAAATCAGCAGGAGTTTGAATCTGCATTGGACCGGTTTGATAGGCAGGTAAAAGAACGGTTTCTTGCTCTTGCACATGAATTAAATCAGTTATTAGAAAAGACTGATTCCTAA
- a CDS encoding uracil-xanthine permease family protein, which translates to MLGLQHALLIATSFIFPLILIKSTGMGNAEAAFFISMTIFAVGIGTILLSLKGQYIGTGFLCPSFAALFFIPPSTAAYTLGGLGLMSAMTAVSGVFQVALSRIIKRLRFLFPPEVTGLVIIMAGISAIPFSIQSFLGMESQKSVFLYENLVIATVTLGVIVIVSIWGKGSMKLYPAFIGILAGYFTAFFLGQIPISLIYTSISFPLVAIPKPAFLSWSFESSLLFPFLIAGLAGIFKTIGNLTSCQKINDAKWTRSDMQNYSRGTLTDGLINILCGSLSGLGQSTSSGNIGLSLATGATSRRIGFFAGAILLAMAIFPPVSFFFMIMPLPVIGAALIYSICYMVMTGIEVMMTRLMDTRRFFTIGISLVFGLGASTFSNVALPTDYTWLATILTSPLTLSTIIALLLTLIFRIGIKQTENIEIRDDVQNLGDTVFSFIDSNARKWGARRDVALKAGTALFEFLESGLVNGVFRDNPKVRLSFDEYNLDIMIDYQGEMVSIPQTMPSPEDFINKPDSFFKMSLALVKMHSDAFSLSKTESTNRAHIHFEH; encoded by the coding sequence ATGCTCGGATTACAGCATGCACTTCTCATCGCCACGTCATTTATTTTTCCTCTGATTCTCATCAAATCTACAGGAATGGGGAATGCTGAAGCTGCTTTTTTTATCTCTATGACCATCTTTGCCGTCGGTATCGGGACAATTCTCCTGTCTTTAAAAGGACAGTATATTGGAACTGGGTTTTTATGCCCGTCATTTGCAGCGTTATTTTTCATCCCTCCATCTACTGCTGCATATACTCTCGGGGGTCTTGGACTCATGTCAGCGATGACTGCAGTAAGCGGTGTGTTTCAGGTTGCATTGTCAAGGATCATCAAAAGACTCCGGTTTCTGTTTCCCCCGGAAGTTACCGGATTAGTCATCATTATGGCAGGAATATCGGCCATTCCATTTTCTATTCAGAGTTTTCTGGGTATGGAAAGCCAAAAAAGTGTATTCCTGTATGAAAACCTTGTCATAGCAACAGTAACCCTCGGGGTGATTGTTATTGTCAGTATATGGGGAAAGGGTTCCATGAAACTATATCCTGCCTTTATTGGAATTCTTGCAGGATATTTTACCGCTTTTTTCCTCGGACAGATACCAATCTCACTAATATATACCTCTATTTCATTCCCTTTGGTAGCAATACCAAAGCCTGCATTTCTCTCCTGGAGTTTTGAATCCTCATTACTATTCCCCTTCCTTATTGCAGGTCTGGCAGGAATTTTTAAAACCATTGGCAATCTGACATCATGTCAGAAGATCAATGATGCAAAATGGACCAGATCCGATATGCAAAATTATAGCAGAGGGACGTTAACAGACGGATTGATCAACATTCTCTGTGGATCGTTAAGTGGTCTTGGTCAAAGTACGTCATCTGGAAATATCGGTCTGTCGCTTGCGACTGGTGCAACAAGTCGGAGAATCGGATTTTTTGCCGGAGCCATCTTATTAGCAATGGCCATTTTTCCACCAGTTTCCTTTTTTTTCATGATTATGCCACTTCCGGTTATCGGAGCTGCTCTTATCTATTCCATTTGTTACATGGTAATGACAGGAATAGAAGTGATGATGACCAGGCTTATGGATACAAGGCGGTTTTTTACCATTGGTATATCACTTGTATTTGGCCTGGGTGCCAGCACTTTTAGCAATGTTGCTCTCCCCACAGATTACACATGGCTTGCAACAATTCTCACATCACCCCTAACGCTCTCCACCATCATCGCACTACTCCTGACCCTAATATTTAGAATTGGCATAAAACAGACAGAGAATATTGAGATAAGAGATGATGTTCAAAACCTTGGGGACACCGTTTTTTCTTTTATCGACTCGAATGCCAGAAAATGGGGAGCGCGTCGAGATGTTGCATTAAAGGCTGGAACCGCCCTCTTTGAATTTTTAGAGAGTGGACTTGTGAATGGGGTGTTCCGTGATAATCCAAAAGTCCGTCTCTCATTTGATGAATACAACCTGGATATAATGATTGATTACCAGGGTGAAATGGTATCAATTCCACAGACGATGCCCTCTCCAGAAGATTTCATTAATAAGCCAGATTCTTTTTTCAAGATGTCACTTGCTCTGGTAAAAATGCATTCAGATGCATTCTCCCTTTCAAAAACTGAATCCACAAACCGGGCTCATATTCACTTTGAACATTAA
- a CDS encoding ATP-grasp domain-containing protein, whose translation MWKNGGRTLKRILIAGFSTRHVALSAHRAGYEVYAIDHFCDVDLRKIAVSFRQFEELSEIPGFIEEMCRIYKIDAIIPTSGAETLRNLPVSVLGTDHGTAGQFLDKGFVQSWFERLNIPVPPLASPGEFPAMLKPLRGSGGWRNTVVHSEEEIASWKENFPDEPFLLQKIVEGIPASVCCVAGCGKACAIAVNRQIMRGSGAYQFGFSGSLTPFDHPMQEEMIRYAELAAALSGCLGVLGIDFMVNDSAIYAIELNPRFVATLDTIESATGVNLVQLHIDACQGIIPDKRPVPFRYAMRRILFADRPCEVCEDLSHLIPHVADIPVPPASFEEGGAVISVYGNGPDVTSAELALDTTIRLVTQYIR comes from the coding sequence ATGTGGAAAAACGGTGGAAGAACTCTGAAACGAATTCTGATAGCCGGGTTTTCTACCAGGCATGTTGCTCTCTCTGCACATCGGGCAGGGTATGAGGTATATGCAATAGACCATTTTTGTGATGTGGATCTCAGGAAAATTGCAGTATCATTTCGTCAATTCGAGGAACTTTCAGAAATTCCGGGGTTCATCGAAGAGATGTGCAGAATCTATAAAATTGATGCGATCATTCCAACATCCGGAGCAGAAACACTCCGGAACCTGCCTGTTTCGGTTCTTGGAACAGATCATGGAACCGCTGGACAGTTCCTTGACAAGGGATTTGTTCAGTCGTGGTTTGAAAGACTCAATATCCCGGTTCCACCATTAGCAAGTCCCGGGGAGTTTCCAGCCATGCTCAAACCTCTTCGTGGTTCTGGTGGTTGGCGCAATACAGTTGTGCATTCAGAAGAAGAGATTGCATCCTGGAAAGAAAATTTTCCAGATGAACCATTTCTTTTACAAAAAATTGTGGAGGGAATTCCAGCATCGGTCTGTTGTGTAGCCGGATGTGGGAAGGCATGTGCTATTGCAGTAAATCGTCAGATCATGCGTGGTTCAGGAGCATATCAATTTGGTTTTTCCGGATCCCTGACTCCCTTTGATCATCCCATGCAGGAAGAGATGATCAGGTATGCTGAACTGGCTGCAGCCTTATCTGGTTGTCTTGGAGTGTTGGGTATCGATTTTATGGTCAATGATTCAGCCATATATGCAATTGAATTAAACCCAAGATTTGTTGCTACCCTTGACACAATTGAGTCAGCCACCGGAGTAAATCTGGTACAGCTCCATATTGATGCCTGCCAGGGAATTATACCAGACAAGCGTCCGGTTCCGTTCAGATATGCAATGCGTCGGATATTGTTTGCTGACCGGCCATGTGAAGTATGCGAAGATCTCAGTCATCTGATTCCTCATGTTGCAGATATCCCGGTTCCTCCTGCTAGTTTCGAGGAAGGCGGGGCGGTTATCAGCGTGTATGGAAATGGTCCGGATGTGACCTCTGCAGAGTTAGCTCTGGATACTACTATCAGGTTAGTAACGCAATATATACGGTGA
- a CDS encoding transcription factor produces the protein MVSYEEMLADKAIFAYLHRMIGDEGIELIRRFPTDKEYSDEELAEVTQINLNSVRNTLYTLYEHRLAKYRRIKNNETGWLTYLWQLELENMYDSVSKDLEIIVEKLRKRFKYENENAFYCCKNCGNTVTFSDAMDTQFVCQNCEDQLIHFDNEPLVNALQRRIARIEENLGHV, from the coding sequence ATGGTTTCCTACGAGGAAATGCTGGCCGACAAGGCTATTTTTGCATACCTTCACCGGATGATCGGGGATGAAGGAATTGAACTCATCCGGCGGTTTCCGACCGATAAGGAATACAGTGATGAAGAATTAGCCGAGGTTACCCAGATTAACCTTAACTCTGTCAGGAATACACTGTATACCTTATATGAGCACCGACTGGCGAAATATCGCAGAATAAAAAATAACGAGACCGGATGGCTGACATATCTCTGGCAACTTGAACTTGAGAATATGTACGATTCAGTATCGAAGGATCTTGAAATCATAGTTGAAAAACTCCGGAAGCGGTTTAAATATGAGAATGAGAATGCGTTTTACTGTTGTAAAAATTGTGGGAATACAGTAACCTTCTCAGATGCAATGGACACTCAATTTGTTTGTCAGAACTGCGAGGATCAATTGATCCATTTTGATAACGAACCGCTCGTGAATGCCCTTCAGCGTCGTATTGCACGGATTGAAGAGAATCTCGGTCATGTGTAG
- a CDS encoding regulator of amino acid metabolism, contains ACT domain protein, whose protein sequence is MWSAILGWFEDSPSQTRVVRFLLENGFGVNEEGKISCNTIAIAATQVAAKLHVDRRVVEATARRILISPFKDIFINMRATPDLSVIAENLSLSVITIIPQDASKPGIVDACIHILSDHNIGLRQVFVTDPHLSEEPRLVIIAEGKMPAGVIDEIRDLPVVKKLIF, encoded by the coding sequence ATGTGGTCTGCAATTCTTGGGTGGTTTGAAGATTCTCCCTCACAAACCCGTGTGGTTCGGTTTCTTCTGGAAAACGGATTTGGTGTAAATGAAGAGGGAAAAATTTCCTGTAATACAATTGCTATTGCAGCAACGCAGGTAGCCGCAAAACTCCATGTCGACCGGAGAGTTGTTGAAGCAACCGCAAGGCGCATTCTCATATCACCCTTCAAAGATATCTTCATAAATATGCGGGCCACACCAGATCTTTCGGTAATTGCCGAAAATCTTTCTCTATCTGTTATCACAATCATCCCCCAGGATGCGAGTAAACCAGGCATTGTAGACGCCTGTATCCACATACTTTCAGATCACAATATCGGTCTTCGTCAGGTCTTTGTGACCGATCCTCACCTTTCAGAAGAACCGCGCCTGGTAATCATCGCAGAAGGAAAGATGCCGGCCGGAGTCATCGATGAAATACGTGATCTCCCGGTGGTAAAAAAACTAATATTCTAA
- a CDS encoding clostripain-related cysteine peptidase — protein sequence MRVAHIFILLLFIWIIPVGMGEEAQDDRTQDLSHNLLVIYMIAGDLESNYQAATMNIAELLDGYGETSEEDLQIVLAYGGSKTPGFEGVTYVTVKELMDDASDGTIGNAENVLYYNPDADMSDRKILEHFLSWTGENYHADRKILVFWDHGSGYDGFGVDEVTEGLLSLTDISEALESSNSTFDLIGYDACLMGALEVAKAMEPYGILMIGSEETEPGTGWEYETWIKALGDNPDIEYEELGRIIVDAYMTRLDDTGKTLSVIDLTKIPALIEALDNLGTNLMPYTQSLDGYRIVGKAYQVPAKYGADNREGGETSVDLSSFLMVIGNQTPDLADEVSTVGALIDETVLYHRNDDFVPESGGISIMSPSRITPDIYEELGDDGRIAPEWDSFFFNLLEVSGQDTEKPEIVTSGTSFVVDDPSNTASVYAEYYSVDGDDLILLGDEPLEADENGEYTLPDWDGRWFYLEDAKDTNNYALIGMSYDSIVPSGSLLFTSEIDLIRGSLNTSAVLNVYVNLQTGETKLVACPYTLRPNGVVQFSRQNLELKPNDTVYSYAWMIDETATTGGEWVEIGALDITEDTKLIYDILPDGTYAQALYAEYGNKPGDYAGIKLFQIENGAVNLTESETNITSVDEPEE from the coding sequence ATGAGAGTAGCACACATTTTTATTCTTCTCCTGTTCATCTGGATTATTCCGGTGGGTATGGGGGAGGAGGCACAGGATGACAGAACACAGGATCTGTCACACAACCTCCTGGTAATATATATGATAGCTGGTGATCTGGAGAGCAATTACCAGGCGGCGACAATGAATATCGCGGAGCTCCTTGATGGGTATGGGGAGACCAGTGAGGAGGATCTTCAGATTGTTCTCGCGTATGGGGGATCAAAAACACCTGGATTTGAAGGAGTGACCTATGTTACCGTGAAAGAGCTGATGGATGATGCATCAGACGGAACAATCGGTAATGCCGAGAATGTCTTGTATTATAATCCAGATGCTGACATGAGCGATCGGAAAATCCTTGAACACTTTCTCTCATGGACCGGAGAGAATTATCATGCTGATCGGAAGATTCTCGTGTTCTGGGATCATGGCAGTGGATATGATGGATTTGGTGTAGATGAGGTTACCGAAGGTCTGCTATCGCTTACGGATATATCAGAGGCTCTTGAGTCATCCAACAGCACTTTTGACCTGATTGGGTATGATGCCTGTCTCATGGGGGCACTTGAGGTTGCCAAAGCCATGGAACCATATGGGATACTCATGATTGGATCTGAAGAGACTGAACCTGGGACCGGCTGGGAGTATGAAACCTGGATCAAAGCCCTTGGTGATAATCCTGACATAGAGTATGAGGAACTGGGTCGAATCATAGTGGACGCCTATATGACTCGTCTTGATGACACTGGCAAAACGCTTTCGGTTATCGACCTTACGAAGATCCCAGCCCTGATTGAGGCGTTGGACAACCTTGGTACCAACCTGATGCCATACACACAGTCTCTGGACGGATACCGGATTGTTGGGAAAGCATACCAGGTACCAGCCAAGTATGGTGCTGACAACCGTGAAGGCGGAGAGACATCGGTTGATCTGAGTTCGTTCCTGATGGTCATCGGAAATCAGACACCTGACCTTGCCGATGAGGTATCTACCGTTGGTGCACTTATTGATGAAACGGTCTTGTATCACCGAAATGATGACTTTGTTCCTGAATCAGGAGGGATTTCTATCATGTCCCCAAGCCGTATTACCCCTGATATCTATGAGGAACTTGGGGATGATGGACGGATTGCTCCTGAATGGGATTCGTTTTTTTTCAATCTTCTTGAAGTATCAGGACAGGACACAGAAAAACCTGAGATTGTCACGTCAGGAACCAGTTTTGTTGTAGATGATCCCTCAAATACAGCATCAGTTTATGCAGAGTATTACTCTGTTGATGGAGATGATCTCATTCTTCTTGGAGATGAGCCCCTTGAAGCTGATGAAAATGGAGAATATACTCTTCCTGATTGGGATGGTCGATGGTTTTACCTGGAGGATGCGAAAGATACCAATAATTATGCCCTGATAGGAATGAGTTATGATTCCATTGTCCCATCTGGATCTCTCCTGTTCACGTCAGAAATTGATCTTATCCGAGGATCACTCAATACCTCTGCGGTCCTGAATGTCTATGTGAATCTGCAAACCGGAGAAACCAAACTCGTTGCTTGTCCATATACCCTTCGTCCGAATGGAGTAGTGCAGTTTTCGCGTCAAAATCTTGAATTAAAGCCCAATGACACGGTTTATTCATATGCCTGGATGATCGATGAGACTGCTACAACTGGTGGAGAATGGGTTGAGATTGGTGCACTGGATATTACTGAAGATACAAAACTTATCTACGACATCCTCCCTGATGGCACCTATGCCCAGGCACTCTATGCAGAGTATGGGAACAAACCTGGTGATTATGCAGGAATAAAACTGTTCCAGATTGAAAATGGAGCGGTAAATCTTACGGAGAGTGAGACAAATATCACATCAGTGGACGAACCTGAAGAATAA
- a CDS encoding ROK family protein, with protein sequence MTERQYRIAGAADIGGTNTRVGLVQEDGKIIRMLRFPTPVTGTAGDIPLSIARAIHDIAGDIPLAGLGIAAAGPLDIRAGILDHPPNIPFDTVPIVVPLMEETHLPVIFRNDCRAAVLGEVCAGGASGYDTVVYITISTGIGGGVFTHGRVLTGRGGNAGEIGHFPVDSTYTFPCTCGLSGHWEGFASGRGIPVFFKEWCIAHNLPCTMTIASDILQLSITDPVYSGFLDALAQINGRGLSAVIVAYDPDCIILDGTVIQSHPDLLDQALLYTDRYLDLPDCKLSLLHGDAPLIGAAMAVFHPEMI encoded by the coding sequence ATGACGGAGAGGCAATACCGAATAGCTGGAGCAGCAGATATCGGAGGTACCAATACCCGTGTGGGACTTGTTCAGGAGGATGGAAAAATTATCCGGATGTTGCGGTTTCCAACTCCGGTCACAGGAACAGCTGGAGACATACCACTTTCTATAGCCCGGGCCATTCATGATATCGCAGGTGACATACCTCTTGCAGGTCTAGGAATTGCAGCTGCAGGGCCGCTCGATATCAGGGCCGGAATCCTGGATCACCCTCCGAACATCCCTTTTGACACTGTCCCTATTGTTGTCCCTCTCATGGAGGAAACACACCTTCCGGTTATATTCCGGAATGACTGCCGGGCAGCTGTACTCGGTGAGGTGTGTGCCGGAGGAGCCAGTGGATATGATACGGTCGTCTATATCACCATCTCAACCGGAATAGGAGGCGGGGTATTTACTCATGGAAGAGTTCTCACCGGTCGGGGGGGAAATGCAGGAGAGATTGGACACTTCCCGGTTGATTCTACCTATACATTTCCATGTACGTGTGGCCTTTCTGGTCATTGGGAAGGATTTGCATCAGGAAGAGGAATTCCTGTTTTTTTCAAGGAATGGTGCATTGCTCATAATCTTCCCTGTACAATGACAATTGCCTCTGACATTCTCCAACTCTCCATAACTGATCCCGTGTATAGTGGATTTCTCGATGCTCTTGCTCAGATAAATGGCAGGGGACTCTCGGCAGTGATAGTAGCATATGATCCTGACTGTATCATACTGGATGGAACTGTTATCCAAAGTCATCCAGACTTGCTTGATCAGGCTCTTTTGTATACTGACCGGTACCTTGACCTGCCAGACTGCAAATTAAGCCTGTTACATGGGGATGCTCCACTTATTGGTGCTGCTATGGCGGTGTTTCATCCGGAGATGATATAA
- a CDS encoding SIMPL domain-containing protein, whose translation MTFAFVEVIGKRMRIAFNFDTMHTHALVSALLVLVIVALVAPAYAAETKEDIPLIQVTGSGTIKAAPDRVQIELTVVTKNPDVKAAQKENARKMDTVMSALRDPSKGNLSGREIGTTSYSISEVYYPDDALKAKYGEGVTIYQVSNTISIETEKIDRVGDIIDIAVVSGANAVSSLQFTLSQEKTAELRKEALAIAVNKAHTDAETVVAAMGKSLGDVHEVTVDESYQPPIYYNQDYRSSQLAAAAPATPIEPGAVEVTARVTAGYQIL comes from the coding sequence ATGACTTTTGCATTTGTTGAAGTCATCGGAAAACGTATGAGGATAGCGTTCAATTTTGATACTATGCATACACACGCACTTGTATCAGCTCTTCTTGTGCTGGTTATCGTAGCTCTTGTCGCACCAGCCTATGCTGCTGAAACGAAAGAAGATATTCCGCTCATTCAGGTGACCGGAAGTGGGACAATCAAAGCAGCACCAGACCGGGTTCAGATAGAACTCACTGTGGTTACAAAAAACCCTGATGTGAAAGCAGCTCAAAAGGAGAATGCAAGAAAGATGGACACCGTCATGTCTGCCCTTCGCGATCCCTCAAAAGGGAATCTGAGCGGCAGGGAGATCGGGACAACATCATACTCTATCTCTGAAGTATACTATCCTGATGATGCACTGAAAGCAAAATATGGGGAAGGGGTTACAATTTACCAGGTTTCAAATACTATCTCCATTGAAACAGAAAAGATTGACCGGGTTGGTGATATTATTGACATCGCTGTTGTATCCGGAGCAAACGCAGTCAGTTCACTTCAGTTCACCTTAAGTCAGGAGAAGACTGCAGAACTTCGAAAAGAAGCCCTTGCAATTGCAGTCAATAAGGCACACACTGACGCAGAGACGGTTGTTGCAGCCATGGGAAAATCCCTTGGTGATGTCCATGAGGTAACTGTTGATGAAAGTTACCAGCCACCCATCTACTATAACCAGGATTACCGGTCATCCCAGCTTGCTGCAGCAGCACCTGCAACCCCAATCGAACCAGGAGCAGTCGAAGTGACAGCACGGGTCACCGCAGGATATCAGATTCTGTAA
- a CDS encoding cation:proton antiporter translates to MEGQLASLFTGIVVVFLIAVLLLIILYRVKIPSVVAFLIAGLIAGPAGLGLITNEESISFFAELGVIFLLFTIGLEFSVSRILKSRRYVLIGGLTQVITTIIIWTVLMQVTGMDIAHAFFWGMLISLSSTAIVMKVLADRMEVDSPHGRATLGILIFQDLIVIPMVMVTPVLAGTSDPDVSLAKLVIGSVVIVSVVYIASRYVVPALLLHAARLKNREMFLFIVMGTCLMVAYLTSEFGLSMALGAFLAGIIISESEYSTHAMSSILPFRDLFTSFFFISIGMIFNVNYFLNNPLVIAELVLLVIGVKYAAGTIAALLAGLAPRASVMTGISLAQVGEFSFVLATTGTSLGFFAQDQFQLFLDVSVVTMGVAPILMGLSGRIAAPLSSPLCRIMPNREQSPDVQEQGPEDHIIIVGYGLNGKNVARSADIAGVPYRIIEMNPDTVREEKAKGKPIMFGDAAQGEVLKKAGISKARVLVIVVNDPFGTQQVVQTARMLNPGIHIIVRTRYMGEVKTLMELGADEVIPEEFETAVEIFTRILYTYLIPTTEIERLVREIRAGGYQMLRSINTPAYTFDDLRVLVPDIEIRTIRISDGSPYTKKMLKETMIRSNFQVSIVAIRRGQQMTVSPGGEEILNSGDLVMVLGRPDDITKAFFS, encoded by the coding sequence ATGGAAGGGCAGCTAGCGTCACTTTTCACCGGGATTGTGGTGGTTTTCCTCATCGCAGTCCTTCTCCTTATCATTTTGTATCGTGTGAAGATCCCCTCGGTTGTGGCATTTTTAATAGCAGGTCTGATAGCAGGTCCGGCAGGTTTAGGTCTTATCACCAATGAAGAGTCGATAAGTTTCTTTGCCGAACTGGGTGTAATATTTCTGCTCTTTACAATAGGACTTGAATTTTCTGTTTCCAGGATTCTCAAAAGCAGACGCTATGTCCTCATCGGCGGCCTTACCCAGGTAATCACAACGATAATTATCTGGACTGTGCTCATGCAGGTAACCGGGATGGATATTGCTCATGCATTCTTCTGGGGTATGCTCATTTCGCTTTCATCTACCGCCATTGTAATGAAAGTCCTGGCAGACCGAATGGAGGTAGACAGTCCCCATGGCAGGGCAACCCTTGGCATCCTCATCTTCCAGGATTTGATAGTCATCCCTATGGTCATGGTTACACCGGTTCTTGCCGGAACATCAGATCCAGATGTGTCACTTGCAAAACTGGTCATCGGAAGTGTTGTCATTGTGTCGGTGGTCTACATTGCATCACGATATGTCGTTCCTGCCCTGCTTCTCCATGCTGCCAGACTTAAAAACCGTGAGATGTTCCTCTTTATTGTAATGGGAACCTGTCTCATGGTTGCATATCTGACCAGTGAATTTGGTCTTTCAATGGCACTTGGTGCTTTTCTTGCTGGAATCATCATTTCTGAGTCAGAATATAGCACCCACGCCATGTCCAGTATTCTTCCATTCAGGGATCTGTTTACCAGTTTTTTCTTCATCTCTATCGGGATGATATTTAACGTGAATTATTTCCTGAATAATCCCCTTGTTATTGCTGAACTTGTCCTCCTGGTCATTGGAGTAAAATATGCAGCAGGGACAATTGCAGCACTTCTTGCAGGACTTGCCCCTCGGGCCAGTGTGATGACAGGTATTTCTCTAGCCCAGGTTGGAGAGTTCTCTTTTGTTTTAGCAACCACGGGAACATCACTTGGTTTTTTTGCTCAGGACCAATTTCAACTGTTCCTTGATGTGTCAGTGGTAACTATGGGAGTAGCACCCATTCTGATGGGCCTGTCTGGCAGGATTGCTGCACCCCTCTCTTCACCCCTCTGTAGGATTATGCCAAATCGGGAACAAAGCCCAGATGTCCAAGAACAGGGGCCTGAGGATCATATCATCATCGTCGGGTATGGTCTGAACGGGAAAAACGTTGCACGCTCAGCCGACATTGCCGGGGTTCCGTACCGTATTATCGAGATGAATCCTGATACGGTCAGGGAAGAGAAAGCAAAAGGAAAACCGATAATGTTTGGTGATGCTGCCCAGGGAGAAGTCCTAAAAAAAGCTGGTATTTCGAAAGCACGTGTCCTGGTTATTGTCGTCAATGATCCGTTTGGAACACAGCAGGTAGTACAAACCGCCAGAATGCTAAATCCGGGTATTCATATCATCGTCAGAACCAGGTACATGGGAGAAGTCAAGACCCTTATGGAACTTGGTGCTGATGAGGTGATTCCTGAAGAATTTGAGACAGCTGTTGAGATTTTTACCCGCATTTTATATACATATCTCATTCCGACAACGGAGATAGAGCGTTTGGTACGTGAAATCCGGGCAGGTGGATATCAGATGCTCCGGAGTATCAATACCCCTGCTTATACATTTGATGATCTCCGGGTTTTGGTTCCTGACATTGAAATACGGACCATCCGGATTTCTGATGGCTCACCATACACCAAAAAAATGTTGAAAGAGACTATGATACGGAGTAATTTCCAGGTTTCAATTGTTGCCATCCGAAGGGGTCAGCAAATGACCGTCAGTCCAGGTGGAGAAGAGATACTCAATAGTGGTGACCTGGTGATGGTCCTGGGCAGACCGGATGATATCACCAAAGCCTTCTTTTCATAA
- a CDS encoding tRNA (cytidine(56)-2'-O)-methyltransferase produces MIVVLRIGHRPQRDMRVTTHVGLTARALGASGMYIAADDKGVVESITDVSTRFGGDFFAEDKVGWSSCIKKWKQNGGCVVHLTMFGMNLPDVEAEIRTKEKIMVVVGAEKVPGDIYQMADYNVAVTNQPHSEIAGLAVFLDHIAPNALHREFPGAKVRVYPNPCGKTVEEL; encoded by the coding sequence ATGATTGTTGTTTTACGGATAGGACACCGGCCCCAGCGGGATATGCGTGTCACAACACATGTCGGACTTACCGCACGAGCTCTTGGCGCGTCAGGGATGTATATTGCAGCCGATGACAAAGGGGTTGTAGAGAGTATTACTGATGTTTCGACTCGATTTGGCGGAGATTTTTTTGCTGAAGATAAAGTCGGGTGGAGTTCGTGCATCAAAAAATGGAAACAAAATGGGGGATGTGTTGTCCATTTGACCATGTTTGGTATGAATCTACCAGATGTAGAGGCAGAGATCAGGACAAAAGAGAAGATCATGGTCGTTGTTGGTGCTGAAAAGGTGCCTGGGGATATTTACCAGATGGCAGATTACAATGTTGCAGTAACAAACCAACCCCATTCAGAGATTGCAGGCCTTGCGGTATTTCTGGATCATATCGCTCCAAACGCACTTCACCGGGAATTTCCAGGGGCAAAGGTCAGGGTGTATCCAAATCCATGTGGAAAAACGGTGGAAGAACTCTGA